The Brevibacillus brevis genome contains a region encoding:
- a CDS encoding spore germination protein: MMRRFLSHRRKKKTSSLITQRLQQRNDPTQTLSTSLQQNMETFKTVLGSPHDLLIRSFFIGNTNHRCGVIAIDGLANCDMLDTQVLGHIQLMISTASKVVPTEPDEIVQMLYEEILSVVEISKATDFTKTLESILSGDTALFVDGTAEVIIIDSKGWKTRSVEEPVSEGLVRGPRDGFSESIRDNTVHIRRRVKDPSLRFEGSIVGRRSRTDLIIAYIENIVDPELLNEVRRRISTIDIDEVEESGFIEQWIEDDFLSPFPQVHNTERPDKVSAALFQGRVAILLDGTPMVLILPVTIGLLLHSPEDYYERWIVGTLARLLRYLAAFLAVYSPAFYIALVTFHPGLIPSDLAFSIAATRDGVPFPAFVEAIMMVTTMELLQEAGLRLPKPIGQTVGIVGGLVIGDAAVSAGIVSPVMVIVVALTAIASFAIPAYHLAIAFRMIRFFAMFMAAIFGIYGVVLSFIAIMIHLSNLTSIGYPYLAPLAPQMPRDWKDMILRAPVTFLKIRPDALHPKDENRMNTGGS; the protein is encoded by the coding sequence ATGATGCGCAGATTTTTATCCCATCGTCGCAAAAAGAAAACTTCCTCTCTTATCACGCAGCGTTTGCAGCAGCGAAATGATCCTACACAGACACTATCGACCAGTTTGCAGCAAAACATGGAGACGTTTAAGACCGTGTTGGGCAGCCCACACGATTTATTGATTCGTTCCTTTTTTATCGGCAACACCAATCATCGCTGTGGTGTTATTGCGATTGATGGATTGGCGAACTGCGATATGCTGGATACGCAAGTACTCGGACATATCCAGTTGATGATCTCGACTGCTTCCAAAGTGGTGCCGACTGAACCCGATGAGATTGTCCAGATGCTCTATGAGGAAATCCTTTCTGTCGTCGAAATATCGAAAGCAACGGACTTCACAAAAACACTCGAAAGCATTCTTTCTGGGGATACAGCCCTTTTCGTAGATGGAACGGCCGAAGTCATTATTATCGACAGCAAGGGATGGAAAACCCGTTCCGTCGAGGAGCCGGTCTCGGAAGGGCTGGTGCGAGGTCCCCGGGATGGCTTTTCAGAGAGTATCCGGGACAACACCGTTCATATTCGCAGACGTGTCAAAGACCCGAGCTTGCGCTTTGAAGGGTCCATCGTAGGGAGACGAAGCAGGACAGATCTGATCATCGCCTACATTGAAAACATCGTTGATCCAGAATTACTGAATGAAGTGCGGCGGCGAATCTCCACGATCGATATCGACGAGGTAGAAGAGTCCGGTTTTATCGAGCAATGGATTGAAGATGATTTTTTGTCTCCCTTTCCTCAGGTTCACAACACGGAGCGTCCCGATAAAGTGAGCGCTGCGCTGTTTCAAGGCCGTGTTGCGATTTTGCTCGACGGAACTCCGATGGTGCTTATTTTGCCTGTGACGATTGGTTTGCTCCTGCATTCGCCAGAGGATTACTACGAGCGTTGGATTGTAGGTACTTTGGCAAGACTTTTGCGGTATTTGGCAGCTTTTCTGGCCGTCTATTCACCTGCTTTTTATATTGCTCTCGTCACCTTTCATCCCGGCTTGATCCCGTCTGATCTCGCCTTCTCGATTGCAGCCACACGTGATGGGGTTCCTTTTCCCGCATTCGTAGAAGCGATCATGATGGTGACGACGATGGAGCTGTTGCAGGAAGCCGGATTACGATTGCCAAAGCCGATCGGCCAGACAGTCGGGATCGTCGGCGGTCTCGTCATCGGTGACGCTGCGGTATCTGCGGGCATCGTCAGTCCGGTCATGGTCATCGTTGTTGCCCTTACTGCTATCGCTTCGTTCGCCATACCTGCTTATCACCTCGCCATCGCCTTTCGGATGATCCGTTTTTTTGCGATGTTTATGGCAGCCATTTTTGGAATTTATGGCGTGGTGTTAAGCTTTATCGCCATCATGATTCATTTGTCCAATCTGACCAGCATCGGGTACCCTTATTTGGCACCTCTTGCTCCACAGATGCCAAGGGACTGGAAGGATATGATTTTGCGGGCACCTGTTACCTTCTTGAAGATCCGCCCAGATGCTCTTCACCCGAAAGACGAAAATCGAATGAATACAGGAGGGTCGTAA
- a CDS encoding dynamin family protein encodes MLKRRLFEQAQVERVGMMEKGGIEVLDSQVLIRETDFSRLAHTWEELAEVMKSQGDETTPHKLIQLAAKTKRAELNIAFCGHFSAGKSTMINTLLGVNLLPSNPIPTSANVVKIRGGEKAARVFTMNSGVLTFDPDTEMEKLKQFAVDGDTVESVEVSYPGTFLDEYASLLDTPGIDSTDAAHKIATESALHLADVVIYMMDYNHVQAEENFNFTKTLKDRGKPVYLVVNMIDKHIDFELDFDSYKESVEEAFATWNIHPDGIFYTSLAEPDHSENMYEEFKGMLAQLIADREKLVGTSVRSAAEHLIDEHIQVVRTSQADQRQQWESQLDGLEVEGIDSRNAAAVQEALEQEEATAAALEQRAEDARMQMEKELSVLLDNARLTYFSTNEAARSYLESRKPGFKVGLLFAGKKTEEERARREEALLVEFREKVAGNLDFHFKEWLGKQPQVFDLRSEEYHASVHATKMEITGEFLSKHIKEGAASSEYVLNYCADISNGMKLEYRRVGLSFIAQVVEMIKEQVRVESAAQVERLGVLRELAALHQKLAGLAAREEETKGRLLAIMRGGEQVA; translated from the coding sequence ATGCTGAAAAGACGACTTTTTGAACAGGCACAAGTAGAGAGAGTAGGAATGATGGAGAAGGGTGGAATAGAAGTGCTTGACAGTCAAGTATTGATCCGGGAAACGGACTTTTCCCGACTGGCACATACATGGGAAGAACTCGCGGAAGTAATGAAATCGCAGGGAGACGAAACCACGCCACACAAGCTCATTCAACTGGCCGCGAAAACAAAGCGCGCTGAGCTGAACATTGCGTTTTGCGGACATTTTTCCGCAGGAAAATCAACGATGATTAACACGCTTTTGGGTGTCAATTTGCTACCGTCCAATCCGATTCCGACCAGTGCGAATGTCGTCAAGATTCGCGGCGGAGAAAAAGCGGCTCGCGTCTTCACGATGAACAGCGGAGTCCTTACATTTGATCCAGATACGGAGATGGAGAAGCTCAAGCAGTTTGCTGTTGACGGAGATACGGTTGAATCCGTAGAGGTCTCCTATCCGGGAACATTCCTTGACGAATACGCCAGCTTGCTCGATACACCGGGCATTGACTCAACGGATGCAGCACACAAAATCGCTACGGAATCCGCGCTGCATTTGGCTGACGTCGTCATTTACATGATGGATTATAACCATGTTCAAGCCGAAGAGAACTTCAACTTTACGAAGACGTTGAAGGATCGTGGCAAGCCAGTCTATCTGGTTGTGAACATGATCGATAAACATATTGATTTCGAATTGGATTTCGATAGCTATAAGGAAAGTGTCGAGGAGGCATTCGCGACCTGGAATATACATCCAGATGGTATTTTTTACACGTCGCTTGCGGAACCAGATCACTCTGAGAACATGTATGAAGAATTTAAGGGCATGCTTGCTCAGTTGATCGCTGATCGTGAAAAGCTGGTTGGCACGAGCGTTCGCAGTGCTGCCGAGCATTTGATCGACGAACACATCCAAGTAGTAAGAACAAGCCAGGCAGACCAACGCCAGCAGTGGGAATCCCAGCTGGATGGTCTGGAAGTGGAAGGCATCGACAGTCGTAATGCTGCGGCTGTGCAGGAAGCGCTTGAGCAGGAGGAAGCGACAGCAGCGGCTCTAGAGCAGCGTGCTGAGGATGCCCGAATGCAGATGGAAAAAGAGCTGAGCGTACTTTTGGACAATGCTCGTTTGACTTATTTCAGCACGAACGAAGCAGCACGAAGCTACTTGGAGAGCCGCAAGCCGGGCTTCAAGGTAGGGCTGTTGTTTGCAGGCAAGAAGACAGAGGAAGAACGCGCACGTCGCGAAGAAGCCCTTCTCGTTGAGTTCCGCGAAAAAGTGGCGGGAAATCTCGACTTCCACTTCAAAGAATGGCTCGGCAAGCAGCCGCAAGTGTTTGATTTGCGGAGCGAAGAATATCACGCCAGCGTTCACGCAACCAAGATGGAGATAACGGGCGAGTTCTTGAGCAAGCACATCAAAGAGGGTGCTGCTTCGAGTGAGTACGTCCTGAACTACTGTGCGGATATTTCCAACGGGATGAAGCTGGAGTACAGACGAGTGGGTCTCTCCTTCATTGCACAAGTGGTTGAGATGATCAAGGAGCAGGTGCGTGTAGAAAGTGCGGCTCAAGTCGAGCGTCTTGGCGTATTGCGTGAGTTGGCAGCGCTGCATCAAAAGCTGGCAGGACTGGCAGCGAGAGAAGAAGAAACCAAGGGTCGTCTGTTGGCGATTATGCGTGGAGGAGAACAAGTAGCATGA
- a CDS encoding dynamin family protein, with amino-acid sequence MNQLRDKLIAAAERLRRASEEVVSVPGMQAQAQAMLDRADRLTANRFTVALFGAFSAGKSSFANALMGDLVLPVSPNPTTAAINKIMPPTDERPHGTVRVVLKEREAIEQDVIRSLAVFGLVASDLDGALAELGKIDVAQIPPTAKPHYTFLKAVTKGLPEMAAHLGGELLVDMQAFKGFVAKEEKACFAEYIELFYSCPLTDQGIVLVDTPGADSINARHTGVAFEYMKNADAVLFVTYYNHAFSQADREFLLQMGRVKDTFEMDKMFFIVNACDLAANDEELQGVITHVEKNLLSCGIRLPRIYPVSSQTALLARMHEKGKLAASAEKVYRQRTNTAEGEPLMPADEAFKFSGMASFEAEFLRFTIEELTQIAVNAAIGEIRRAHDTLTEFMRMAQSGEDERLLRKEAASNAKTQALSAVEALSTASFERDLAKEREELLYYVRQRLFFRFNELFNLAFNPAVIKDDGRNMKQALQGCLTDLLRSISYDLAQELRATTLRLEKFTNKQGTTLVAAWQKDAQGYAAGLTLAPYQQRQVETLSFANELPVAESAFASAISLFKNTKDFFEQDGKAKMREELEKRMQEPVSAYVEIGNKQLDEQFSALFQELVASERNRVIDQINEYFTGLFAALEMNVDLDELAAKVSRVAAELE; translated from the coding sequence ATGAATCAACTACGAGACAAACTAATTGCGGCAGCAGAGCGTCTGCGGCGCGCAAGTGAAGAAGTCGTTTCTGTACCAGGGATGCAAGCACAGGCACAGGCGATGCTGGATCGAGCAGATCGCCTGACTGCCAATCGTTTTACTGTCGCACTTTTTGGTGCATTCAGTGCAGGGAAATCGTCTTTTGCGAACGCTTTGATGGGCGATCTTGTGCTGCCTGTATCGCCGAATCCGACGACAGCAGCGATCAACAAAATTATGCCGCCTACAGATGAACGCCCGCATGGAACTGTGCGTGTCGTCTTGAAGGAGCGCGAAGCAATCGAGCAGGATGTTATCCGTTCACTCGCTGTGTTTGGACTGGTTGCATCTGATCTGGATGGGGCATTGGCTGAGCTCGGCAAGATCGATGTCGCCCAAATCCCGCCTACAGCAAAACCTCACTACACCTTTTTGAAAGCTGTTACAAAAGGCTTGCCAGAAATGGCTGCTCATCTGGGTGGAGAATTGCTGGTGGATATGCAGGCTTTCAAAGGCTTTGTAGCCAAGGAAGAAAAAGCTTGTTTTGCGGAATACATCGAGCTGTTCTATTCCTGCCCGCTGACAGACCAGGGCATCGTTCTCGTCGATACGCCTGGTGCGGATTCCATCAATGCGCGTCACACAGGTGTGGCGTTTGAATACATGAAAAACGCGGATGCCGTGCTGTTTGTCACATATTACAACCACGCCTTTTCACAGGCAGACCGCGAGTTTTTGCTGCAAATGGGACGGGTCAAGGATACGTTCGAAATGGACAAAATGTTCTTTATCGTCAATGCTTGTGACCTCGCAGCAAACGATGAGGAATTGCAGGGCGTGATTACCCACGTAGAGAAAAACCTCCTCTCGTGCGGAATTCGCCTTCCGCGTATTTATCCGGTGTCGAGCCAGACTGCTCTGTTGGCACGGATGCATGAAAAAGGCAAGCTGGCAGCTTCTGCGGAGAAAGTATACCGTCAGCGCACGAATACGGCTGAAGGCGAGCCGCTGATGCCGGCAGATGAAGCCTTCAAGTTCTCGGGAATGGCTTCGTTTGAAGCAGAGTTCCTCCGTTTTACGATTGAAGAGCTGACGCAAATTGCTGTGAATGCTGCAATCGGTGAAATCCGTCGCGCCCATGATACCTTGACAGAATTCATGCGTATGGCGCAGTCCGGCGAAGACGAGCGTCTGTTGCGCAAAGAAGCAGCAAGCAATGCCAAGACACAGGCTCTGTCAGCTGTTGAAGCACTGTCTACCGCTTCGTTCGAGCGCGACCTGGCAAAAGAGCGCGAGGAACTGCTCTACTACGTTCGCCAGCGCTTGTTCTTCCGCTTCAACGAGCTGTTCAATCTTGCTTTTAACCCGGCTGTCATCAAGGACGATGGACGGAACATGAAGCAAGCACTGCAAGGATGCTTGACTGATCTTCTGCGTTCGATCAGCTACGACTTGGCGCAAGAGCTGCGTGCCACAACCCTTCGCTTGGAGAAGTTCACGAACAAGCAGGGGACAACACTTGTTGCGGCGTGGCAAAAGGATGCACAAGGCTACGCGGCAGGCTTGACCTTGGCACCTTATCAGCAGCGACAGGTGGAAACACTGTCCTTTGCGAACGAACTGCCAGTAGCCGAATCTGCATTTGCATCCGCGATTTCCTTGTTCAAAAACACCAAAGACTTTTTCGAGCAGGATGGCAAAGCAAAAATGCGTGAAGAACTGGAGAAGCGCATGCAAGAACCAGTGAGCGCGTATGTAGAAATCGGAAACAAGCAGCTGGATGAGCAATTCAGCGCGCTGTTCCAAGAGCTGGTGGCGAGTGAACGCAATCGCGTCATCGACCAGATCAACGAGTATTTCACAGGTCTGTTTGCGGCTCTTGAGATGAACGTCGATCTTGACGAGCTGGCGGCAAAAGTAAGTCGTGTGGCGGCTGAGTTGGAGTAG
- a CDS encoding GNAT family N-acetyltransferase, with product MRIHLQGEKVVLRDIRAEDIDTIYYWKYEAEDREHLNWNGPYKPLDPYTKEEYRALPRHQESLSLVGTDAPRTELMIEIDGQLKGSVGRYWVSEETNWCEIGIVIYDSRYWQNGYGREAFRMWIDYLFTHMDTVRLGIGTWSGNERMIKLAAHMGMVEEARVRKARIVRGEYYDAIKMGILREEWENRK from the coding sequence ATGCGTATTCATTTACAAGGAGAAAAGGTCGTTCTGCGAGATATTCGAGCAGAAGATATCGATACGATCTACTATTGGAAATACGAAGCAGAGGATCGTGAACATCTCAATTGGAATGGCCCCTACAAACCGCTTGATCCGTACACAAAAGAAGAGTATCGTGCCCTCCCGCGTCACCAGGAGTCTCTTTCTCTCGTCGGGACAGATGCACCAAGAACCGAGCTGATGATTGAGATTGACGGCCAGCTAAAAGGCAGTGTCGGCCGCTACTGGGTATCCGAGGAGACGAACTGGTGCGAAATCGGAATCGTTATTTATGACTCCCGCTACTGGCAGAATGGCTATGGCCGGGAAGCGTTTCGGATGTGGATCGACTACTTGTTTACCCACATGGATACAGTCCGTTTAGGCATCGGTACGTGGTCCGGCAACGAACGGATGATCAAGCTGGCTGCTCACATGGGAATGGTGGAAGAAGCCCGGGTACGCAAAGCAAGGATAGTTCGCGGTGAATATTATGATGCGATTAAAATGGGGATTTTGCGCGAGGAATGGGAGAATCGGAAATAA
- the pdxR gene encoding MocR-like pyridoxine biosynthesis transcription factor PdxR translates to MEYMPIMDAHSKEPLYQQLYKQLSKRIASGEIPSGTKMPSIRQLMKASGVGKNTIEAAYQQLLAEGYIVSRERSGFFAAEIERWSEPVDQDGEIALYSSILKKKKGEHLICRYNFHGSVIDTKSFPYAAWRSCMLEALDVYPEDFSFYGDDQGEWELREELSKYLRRARTLICRPEQIIIGTGLQQALSFLCLLLADRHHVVAIEEPGYADARIVFSHHGYEVVSIPLEEEGLSIEALEKSNATVIYTTPAHQYPYGMVMPVSKRQQLLQWAKRTNGIIIENDYDGEFRYNVHPTPSLQGMDRDGCVVYIGNFSKAFSPALRLDYTVLPRQLLGRYLEAFQAYPSPVSRHLQRSMQLFMQKGYWEKHVRKMRTVYHRKHDALLRAIQTYMPREIRVLGQSAGLHILLEVDTSRTEKELIELARAADVRVYPSGHNWANDPTNARPRIIVGFGGVEEQDIAVGIRRLAEAWFSL, encoded by the coding sequence ATGGAGTACATGCCGATCATGGATGCACACAGCAAAGAACCTTTGTATCAGCAGCTGTACAAGCAATTAAGCAAACGGATTGCATCAGGAGAGATACCGTCCGGAACCAAGATGCCATCGATCCGTCAGTTGATGAAAGCAAGCGGCGTCGGAAAAAATACGATTGAGGCAGCCTATCAGCAACTGCTCGCAGAAGGCTACATCGTGAGCCGGGAGCGGAGCGGCTTTTTTGCTGCTGAGATCGAGAGATGGTCAGAGCCAGTGGATCAGGATGGGGAGATTGCCTTGTATTCATCCATCTTAAAAAAGAAAAAAGGGGAGCATCTCATCTGTCGCTACAACTTTCACGGATCTGTCATCGATACGAAGTCTTTTCCTTATGCTGCATGGCGCTCTTGCATGCTGGAAGCGCTGGATGTTTATCCGGAGGACTTTTCTTTTTACGGGGATGATCAAGGCGAGTGGGAGCTGAGAGAGGAGCTGAGTAAATATTTGCGCAGAGCACGTACGCTCATTTGTCGGCCTGAGCAAATCATCATCGGCACCGGATTACAGCAGGCTCTCAGCTTTTTATGTCTGCTCTTGGCGGATCGGCATCATGTGGTTGCGATTGAGGAGCCTGGGTATGCAGATGCTCGAATCGTTTTTTCGCATCACGGGTACGAGGTCGTGTCGATACCACTGGAAGAAGAGGGGCTGTCCATTGAAGCCTTAGAGAAAAGCAACGCAACTGTCATATACACAACCCCGGCTCATCAATATCCGTATGGGATGGTCATGCCAGTCAGCAAACGTCAGCAATTGCTGCAATGGGCAAAGAGAACGAACGGAATCATCATCGAAAATGATTACGATGGCGAATTCCGCTACAATGTACACCCTACGCCATCTCTGCAAGGAATGGATCGGGATGGATGTGTGGTTTATATCGGCAATTTTTCCAAAGCATTTTCTCCGGCACTTCGCTTGGATTACACGGTACTTCCGAGGCAATTGCTCGGGAGATATTTGGAAGCATTCCAGGCGTATCCTTCTCCGGTTTCCCGCCATTTGCAACGAAGCATGCAGTTGTTCATGCAAAAGGGATACTGGGAGAAGCATGTCCGAAAAATGCGCACCGTCTATCACCGCAAGCACGATGCACTGCTTCGGGCGATACAGACCTACATGCCCCGGGAAATCCGAGTATTGGGACAGTCAGCAGGGCTGCATATTTTGCTGGAGGTGGATACTTCCCGAACGGAGAAGGAGCTGATCGAGCTGGCGCGTGCGGCCGATGTTCGCGTTTATCCGAGCGGCCATAACTGGGCCAATGATCCGACGAATGCACGGCCGCGAATTATTGTTGGATTTGGTGGAGTGGAGGAACAAGACATTGCGGTAGGGATCAGGCGTTTGGCAGAAGCTTGGTTTTCGCTATGA
- a CDS encoding DUF3951 domain-containing protein, translating into MMMMSGLIIGVSLLIFGMLGMACYRFFIQKKPVEHYYTPLDRVFGQTPVEFHEQKIEKKESAEEEGDDKDKNEKIRQKRRS; encoded by the coding sequence ATGATGATGATGTCCGGCTTGATTATTGGCGTATCCCTTTTGATTTTTGGCATGCTCGGGATGGCTTGCTACCGCTTTTTTATCCAAAAGAAACCGGTCGAGCACTACTACACCCCGCTAGATCGCGTGTTCGGGCAAACACCAGTTGAATTCCATGAGCAAAAGATCGAGAAAAAAGAATCGGCGGAAGAGGAAGGTGACGACAAGGATAAGAACGAGAAGATTCGGCAAAAGCGCAGATCATAG
- the putP gene encoding sodium/proline symporter PutP, protein MNMLLVSIIVYMAGMLLIGYYAYKRTSNLTDYMLGGRSLGPTVTALSAGASDMSGWLMMGLPGAMFAQGLSASWIAIGLTLGAYANWLYVAPRLRSYTEVANNSITIPAFLENRFGDGSRMLRLVSALVIMIFFTFYVSSGLVSGGVLFENTFHLSYQTGLWIVGLVTIAYTLFGGFLAVSWTDAVQGLIMVIALILVPLVTVLTTGGLGETFTQIHTVDPSLLDIFKGTSLLGIISLFAWGLGYFGQPHIIVRFMAITSTSEIKKARSIGMGWMIFSVAGAMLTGLVGIALYSKQGWTLSDPETIFIQLGTILFHPIITGFLLAAILAAIMSTISSQLLVTSSSLTEDIYKTFFKRSATDKELVTFGRLSVLLVSVVAFLLALNKNDTILDLVGYAWAGFGASFGPVILLSLYWKRMNKWGALAGMIAGALTVIIWTRFDVLKDFLYEMVPGFAISLLAIVVVSHLTSKPSNEVTAQFDEYQKSMK, encoded by the coding sequence ATGAATATGCTGCTCGTGTCTATTATTGTGTACATGGCAGGTATGCTGTTAATCGGCTATTATGCCTATAAACGTACCTCCAATCTGACCGACTACATGCTCGGGGGTCGATCTCTCGGTCCAACTGTAACCGCTCTCAGTGCGGGTGCATCCGACATGAGCGGTTGGTTGATGATGGGTTTGCCAGGTGCCATGTTTGCCCAAGGTCTTAGTGCATCCTGGATCGCCATCGGTCTGACTCTCGGCGCTTATGCCAACTGGCTGTATGTCGCTCCCCGCCTTCGTTCGTACACGGAGGTTGCCAATAACTCGATTACGATTCCTGCTTTTTTGGAAAATCGTTTCGGGGATGGGTCTCGGATGCTTCGTCTTGTCTCGGCTCTTGTTATTATGATCTTTTTTACCTTTTACGTCTCATCTGGTCTCGTTTCTGGAGGCGTGTTGTTTGAAAACACCTTCCACCTGAGTTATCAAACGGGACTGTGGATTGTCGGATTGGTCACCATTGCCTATACATTGTTTGGCGGCTTCCTCGCTGTAAGCTGGACGGACGCTGTACAAGGACTCATTATGGTCATCGCGCTCATTCTCGTTCCGCTCGTGACCGTTCTTACAACAGGCGGATTGGGAGAAACATTTACCCAGATCCACACTGTCGATCCCTCTTTGCTTGATATTTTTAAAGGGACGAGCCTGCTCGGCATCATTTCCTTGTTTGCATGGGGACTCGGCTATTTCGGACAACCGCACATTATCGTTCGCTTTATGGCGATCACGTCCACGAGTGAGATCAAAAAAGCACGCAGCATCGGTATGGGCTGGATGATTTTCTCCGTCGCTGGCGCCATGTTGACAGGTCTGGTCGGTATCGCCCTGTACTCCAAGCAAGGCTGGACGTTGAGCGATCCTGAGACGATCTTCATCCAGCTGGGTACGATTCTGTTCCATCCAATCATTACCGGCTTTTTGCTGGCGGCGATTTTGGCAGCGATCATGAGTACGATTTCCTCTCAGCTGCTCGTCACATCCAGCTCCTTGACCGAGGACATTTACAAAACCTTTTTCAAGCGTTCTGCAACCGACAAAGAACTGGTCACCTTTGGCCGTCTGTCCGTATTGCTCGTATCTGTCGTCGCCTTTTTGCTCGCCTTGAATAAAAATGACACGATCCTCGATCTCGTCGGATATGCGTGGGCTGGATTCGGCGCTTCGTTTGGGCCTGTCATTCTGCTCTCTCTCTATTGGAAGCGCATGAACAAATGGGGTGCTCTCGCGGGTATGATCGCTGGCGCGCTTACCGTTATCATTTGGACTCGTTTTGATGTGCTGAAGGACTTCCTCTACGAGATGGTTCCCGGCTTTGCCATTAGCCTGCTCGCCATCGTGGTTGTCAGCCATTTGACCAGCAAGCCTTCGAATGAGGTAACCGCTCAGTTTGATGAGTACCAAAAAAGCATGAAATAA
- a CDS encoding outer membrane protein assembly factor BamD, with protein MKKALIIACALLLTACSEISEGVQTAQQAVETGQQAIEAGKQAVEAGQQVLEAGKQLAESEVAQQLQTYLQQKYESSEALRNAMFSGDGQLLVEELQKTELANFSFYKSDMFGVEYTGTLSADGTFKVLKHDLNNQGAEPTVVKEFKVTLDGNGQIQVQ; from the coding sequence ATGAAAAAAGCATTGATTATTGCATGCGCGCTGCTGCTCACTGCCTGCTCCGAAATATCCGAAGGGGTCCAAACCGCCCAGCAAGCAGTAGAAACAGGACAGCAAGCCATTGAGGCAGGCAAACAGGCTGTCGAAGCCGGTCAGCAAGTTCTGGAAGCAGGCAAGCAGCTGGCGGAGTCTGAGGTTGCCCAACAGCTGCAAACATACCTCCAGCAAAAATACGAATCCTCTGAAGCCTTGCGTAATGCGATGTTCAGCGGAGATGGTCAATTGCTCGTAGAAGAATTGCAAAAGACCGAGCTAGCGAACTTCAGCTTTTACAAATCTGACATGTTCGGTGTTGAATATACAGGCACGCTCTCTGCCGACGGTACTTTCAAAGTGCTTAAGCACGATTTGAACAATCAAGGTGCGGAGCCTACTGTCGTAAAGGAATTCAAAGTAACACTCGACGGAAACGGTCAGATTCAGGTTCAGTAA
- a CDS encoding cold-shock protein, with protein MIQGKVKWFSKEKGYGFIERDGGPDVFVHYSAITGSGYRNLEEGEQVVFEIVNGQRGLQAANVARKIV; from the coding sequence ATGATTCAAGGGAAAGTAAAATGGTTCAGCAAAGAAAAGGGCTATGGGTTTATTGAGCGCGATGGCGGACCTGATGTATTCGTACACTATTCTGCGATTACGGGGTCTGGTTACCGCAATTTGGAAGAAGGCGAGCAGGTGGTCTTTGAGATCGTAAATGGACAGCGTGGGCTGCAAGCCGCCAATGTAGCGAGGAAAATCGTGTAA